Part of the Benincasa hispida cultivar B227 chromosome 12, ASM972705v1, whole genome shotgun sequence genome is shown below.
ttttcaaatttcctttttggtgtcattttcaatttataatttaagGAGATTTAGTTCAGACAATATATAttatccaaaatttaaaaaaaaaaatgtgggttctagtttttttcttttcgttATTAATGCAGGTTCAATCAAAatagttggagagaaaataaaaacaaaaattaaaaacgtTAAAAGATCAGGagcaaaatataaattttcatttaaaaagatgacaaaaaaaatttgaaattggatAAATGACAAAAGTTTTTTCGAATTATTATTTGAGAATCATCAATTGTTCATTaccattcaaaataaaaaataaaacatatcaaACTTAGTTTGAAAATTCCAAATCATCCCAATTAagatttcaaagttttttttttttttttcaatatacgtATTTTATACTCTTATATCATAGGGAGTTACTCCACGCATTTTCAATTGGTTATGTAAACACAAATATTCGATCATTAACTCTTAACAAGAATCTTCTACTATATACCTTGTATTCGCAACTAGTTGAAAATTTAGGTAacctaataaaatattttatatgtatGGATGATGGTCGATAAGTTAAGGGTGGTATTTGAATAAAGTATTTAggtttgaaatttcaaaatatttaagggtggtatttgaataaaatatataatatttgcaaagtaaatttaaaaaaaaagaaataaaatactttaaaaaaaggaaaaatgtgatGAAAAAAGATATAAAGGTCTTATTTGAATATGTGGTTACACCGTAGAGGTGTGAgctatcatatatatatatatgtgcttttttttttgctattcttcgaaaacaaaaataataaaatttgtcatatgtacgattaaaatttcatatttgTTAACAGGAACAACTTTGGTTAACATTAGTGGCTATGCCCCTAATGTTGCTACAATTTGGTGTGCAGTTGTTGTGGTCGCCTCTAGCCGACCATTAAGGGGCATTTGACCCACTGAATAAAGTTAATAAGTTTGGAGTTAATATATTGGAGTTAGTAAGTCTTTGTTTGGGACGTAAAATTGTAGGATTTCAGATCTTCGATAATTGTAAAAAgtagattaaaaatgtaaaatgaaGTTCTTTGGTAAatgtgaaaatatatataaaaaaataattaaattatgtgATAAATGTGTAAGTTCAATAGTGTTTACTATCGAAATTGAGTTGTTTACACCAATTTAAGAAGGGTGTTCGAGGAGAGACAATAACAACCATAACAttggaaaaaaaggaaaaggaaaaagggaaatcATGAAAAAATGAAGTCCAAGTAAAAAAAACGTTAAGAAAAAGTAACGTCGAGAAAGATATTATCCTTGGTGCCTCCACATCATGACAATTTATCTTAatacttttaaacttttaaaagaaaaacaaggtaaaaaaaatattcgtaCCGGGCCAAAaacattttattacctcatttCTTAATACTGACTTGGGAATTCTGATTTAATACTTCATTTGTATTTTTTCGAACTATTAGTTTTGCAATTTTTTGGGTAAACTATACCTTATGATAGTTTTCAATTAGTCCctagtttttagattttttttttttttatcagtgagatttgaagttattttttattaattggtCTTTAAGGTTTGTAAATTGATGTAATTAGTCGCGAGATAATATTAAAAAGTGAAAGCAAAACACATACTTATGTTAAAGCAAGAATCAAACTCTAGATAGGGGCACCATCCATTTTCTCCACCCAAAAAACCAATCGAGCAATTTTTATGTACAATAAAGATTgaataaacatataattataattaatttgaatcagTTGATGTGCTCTCAAAGTATAATTCAATATATAAGGCACTTTTATTAtatagtttgaatatttcatcccCATATTTATTAACCTAAAAAACACTAGTGAGAGCTTCatcttttttttagaaagtttACATCAAAACTACATTATTCATTCTATTTTTAGCAAAATTGTTAGAGAAAACCACCAAGTCAGCAGTCCAGTAAGCAGTCCACGTATACAGAGAGGACCTACAAGTCAACACCAACATTTGCCCAATCACTCATTTTCTAGAAGCCAAATCGGTTAGAAGGAATATTCTGCCAATCAATAATGTGTATACACttgtattataattatttatattctctcaaattctttctcCCCAATCTAGGGACAACGCCTATATATTGTACCATTTTCATAACAAAATATATGAAGGAATATAACAGAAATTTCCACAACAGCATTTCTCTCCTTATTTCATTTGTCTttcttggtatcagagcccgaCAATGGCCAATGCCTTTTCCGCTAGACTTTCCTCCTCCACCACCTTCAGCAATCCTCCTTTGAACCAACTGCTGAATCAAATCACAACCATTAAGCTCGACCGAAGCAACTAACTGCTATGGAAAACCCTAGCCCTACCGATCCTAAAGAGCTACAAGCTAGAAGGCCATCTCATAGGTGAAAAATCTATCCCTCGAAATTTGTCACTACAACAGTCGAAGAATTAGGTACACTTCAAGGTGGAGACATGTGCTGATGAAGCATCGTCAAGCTCCGCTCGATCAAGAACGATCAATCCCCTATTCGAACAATAAGTCACGACAAATCTACTACTCCTCGGGTGGCTATACAACTCGATGACACCTGAAGTAGCCCTGTAGCTTATGGGTTTTAACTAGGGTTGGCAATGGGGCCGGGCCGGGACAGGGGGCGTCCCCCGTCCTCAGCACCGTGGGGAAAATTCTCCCCTATCCCCGCCCCCATCCTTGCCATTTGAAGGTGGGGACAGGGGCGGGGATTCCCTGTCAGGGAAATGAGGTCCCTGCGGGGCCCGCATTTCTTTGTTTCCTCTGCGGGGATTTCCCTACCAATTCCCCGCaaggattttccatttttttaattaaaattttatttaaaatttgattaaaatttgggcttgacttttgggcttagatttagaatttagatatttaatattgggCTCCACAACACAATAAgtctatacattataaacaaacatataaataagttattttatgtattataaatatatatttataaaatattaaaaatataaatatatcaagtCGGGGTAAGAGATTAATCAGGGTTGGGGGCGGGGTGGGGATAACGTCCCCGTTCCGACGGCGGCCCCAAAAAATTTCTCCAGTTTGACCTCATCCCCGGTCAAACCAAGGATTCCCCACCTCAAGGGGAATTTTGCCAACTCTAGTTTTAACAACGCCAAGGATCTATGGGAAGCTATACAAGATCTCTTCGGTGTTCAGTCAAGGGCAGAGGAGGACTTCCTTCATCACATTTTCCAGACAACGAAGAAAGGTAACTCAAAAATGGATGATTACTTACGAGTAATGGAAACTAGCGCTGATAATTTGGGTCAGGCCGGTAGTCCTGTACCTAGATGTTCATTGATTTCTCAGGTCCTTCTCGGGTTAGAAGAAGTCTACAACCCTGTGATTGCGGTAATACAAGGTAAACCTGACATTTCATGGCTTGATATGCAATCTGTGCTcctcatattttcaaaactcaTAAAGAAACCTAGGAAATATTGTTCCTATTGTGAACAAGGCCCAGAGTCGTAGTCCTAATGACTCAAAACAAAGAAACAACCATCACCAGCAAAATTTTCGAACTCAGTTTAATCAGCAACGAGGAGGGGGAAATGGTAATGTTAACTCTGGTCGAGGACGAGGCCGTGGACGTGGAAACAAACCTACATGCCAAGTCTATGGTAAATATGGACATTCAACATTCATCTGCTACAACAGATTCAACAAAGAATTTGTTGGAAACTTTGGGCAAAACAAAGGAGGACAGATCTCAAACAATGGAGGTAATAATGGATCGAATCCTTCTGCTTTTGTTGCAGCTCAAAACTCCAACCCCTTTGTTAGACCTGAAACCGTTATGGATCCAAATTGGTACGTGGACAGCGAAGCTACAAATCACGTAACCACCGATTATACAAATCTGTCTAATCCAGGTGAATATTCAGGTAATGAAAATGTTATTGTTGGAAATGGAAACAAAGTACGAATCTTGTACATTGGTAATACCTCTCTGTCTGATGGAAACAACACCTTACTGCTTGAAAATGTATTGTGTGTACCTGACATTACAAAAAAATTGGTAAGTGTATCAAAATTAGCTCAAgataataacatttacttcgAGTTTCATGATGCTCATTGCTTTGTTAAAGACAAGAGTACGGGTCGAACTCTTTGGAAATGAAATCTTAAGGATGGGTTGTATCACTTGGATCGAGTAGCTATCAAGACGAATGGGGAGTTGAAGCACAGTTGCCCTATACACCAACAGCTTATGGATATAAATAACAACATCTCTGCATTGGTATTATCTGAAAAAACAGCAAATGTCAATGTAGCAGTATCAAAAACCCTCTGGCATAGACGTTTAGGACATTCTTCACTCAAAATTTTGAACTCTATTATTAGAAAATGTAATCTGCGTATCAAACGTAATGAAGAATTTCTGTTTTGTGACTCATGTGCAATGGGCAAAGCTCATAATTTACCTTTCCCTACATCTGAAAGCCACGCAACAGAACCCTTCGAATTGATCCATTCTGATTTATGCGGACCAGCCCCGGTTGTATCTTCAGAAGGTCACCGCTATTAGATTTTGTTTATTGACGATTCTAGCAGATATACTTAGATATATCCCTTAAAACAAAAGAGTGTTGCCATTGAAGCCTTTCAACATTTCCTTACCTATACTCAGactcaatttaataaaacaatcaaaatgCTTCAAACTGATAACGGAGGAGAGTATGTCAAGATCCATTGCCTCTACAATTCAATGGGTATTATGTCCAGATTATCATGCCCCTACACCTCTGCTCAAAACAGTCGAGCTGAATGAAAACACCGACATGTAGTGGAAACCGGCCTCACATTATTAGCCCAAGCTAGATTGTCGTTGAGCTTCTGGTGGGATGCTTTCCTCACAGCCACAATGCTCATAAATAGGTTGCCCACAACAGTACTAAAAGGTAAAACCCCTATCTTTGTTCTCTTCAACAAGGAACTAAAATTTTCAGAGCTAAAAGCCTTCGAATGCACGTGTTTTCCATATCTATGCCCCTTCCAGCCCAACAAATTCAACTTCCACTCAGAAAAATGTGTATATCTGGGTCCTAGCCCATTACATAAAGGGTTCAAGTGCCTAACCAAAGTTGGTCGAGTTATCATCTCTCGACATGTCTCCTTCAATGAGAATGAGTTTCCTTTCATTCAACTTTCTCAAGATAGTCCTAAACACCAGCAAATGCCCACACCCGACCCGAACCTACCTATACTTCCACCTTAGATCACCTCAAATAATCAACTCATTGTACACAAGACCACATTATACCCGACCGACCCAATCCCAACACTTCTGAATCCGAGCATCCCGATCGTTTACCTCACTCCTATCACTTACCTATCTCATCCCCACCTGATTGTTTACCTCAATCCTATCGCTTATCTAACTCATCCCCACCCGATCGTTTACCTCAATCCCATCACTTTCCTAACTCATCCCCACCGATCATTTACCTCAATCCCATCGTTTACCTACACCCAATCGCTTACCTCTTTCCTATCGTTTACCTACCTCATCCTCATCCGATTGTTTACCTCACTTCTATCGATTACCTATCTCATCCCAAACCGATCGTTTACCTTAATCTCATCACTTACCTACCTCATCCCCACCCAATCGTTTACCTCACTCCTATCGTTTACCTACCTCATCTCCATCCGATCATATACCTCACTCTCATCATTTACCTATTTGGTTTCCACTCACCCCATACTCAATAAATTCTCTCAGTCCTATAAATTCAAATGAAAGCTCTTCCCCTTCCTTGCCGTCACTCTCATGTTTGTTATAAAATGAGTGGCATATAATTTTTCTTTGGTTAGTTAACCTATTAGGTCGGCCATAATTTCTAAGTAAACAATCTATTTTTAACTTTACAAGAAATCTATAAAAGAGTTTCTCATCATCTCAAATATTCATCCACTCGTAAAAGGAGCACTTAAAAGACGCTAAATCCAAAGAGATTATAAAGCGTCATCAAAGACAAGAAAAAAGTgacataaaaagaaaatggccaAGAAGATGATTGCAGTGTTTTTTATGTGCATTGTGGTGATGGCTGCTTTGCAATTTGCCACTGCCAATGAAGAGGTGGACAAATATGAGGCTAAATTTGATGCCAAATACAAGTCTTGCTATGAAACTTGTGAGAAGGAATGTCTTGAAAATGGCAGTGGTCAAACCTTTTGTGAAGTTAAATGTGATGAAGATtgtgatgaaaaagaaaaagctgGTACAACTTTCTGATCTCTATCTTTCTTCTAACATCCacaatgtcaaattatttaaggcaaATTACAAAATCTATTCTTGAAATATGGTGTTTTTTGCGAATTTAAACACTtacatatttttgaaaatcttgtTTCTAATAgagtataattttattttctcatattaatttaaattgttgt
Proteins encoded:
- the LOC120092488 gene encoding major pollen allergen Ole e 6-like translates to MAKKMIAVFFMCIVVMAALQFATANEEVDKYEAKFDAKYKSCYETCEKECLENGSGQTFCEVKCDEDCDEKEKADKLHIELH